In one window of Harpia harpyja isolate bHarHar1 chromosome 11, bHarHar1 primary haplotype, whole genome shotgun sequence DNA:
- the LOC128147810 gene encoding uncharacterized LOC729966 homolog, whose product MRFLPGSAGSPGLRHGPGSWQGALAGGIAPASPGADKVGGRTAWPRDGGMARGPLLLLLCCASALLTAETGHGIDANSTVSLSSSRTTVAPSPSMTSGSATPSSPPNMITALSPSTKPSSATPSSPPSTTTALSPSTKPSSATPSSPPSTTTALSPSTKPSSATPSSPPSTTTALSPSTKPSSATPSSPPSTTTALSPSTKPSSATPSSPPSTTTALSPSTKPSSATPSSPPNTTVAPSPSHPTVPSSPATGHPSSSTAVPAPTSPGPSGPPPAPSSPAPTVSPSPSSTLATSSRTPPVIGTSTAAGNSAQPPAKPDPGVVIVICLFVCVLVGGAAILLVWLCRRWTPSFHHLDEVPMSKVTEGSPITHHAPR is encoded by the exons atgaGATTCCTCCCGGGGTCCGCAGGGTCCCCGGGGCTGCGGCACGGCCCCGGGAGCTGGCAGGGAGCGTTGGCGGGCGGGATcgcccccgcctcccccggggcAGATAAAGTCGGCGGGCGGACGGCGTGGCCCCGGGACGGCGGCATGGCCCGGGGCccgctcctcctgctgctctgctgtgcctctgccctgctcactgcag AGACAGGACATGGCATCGATGCCAACAGCACAGTGTCTCTAAGCAGCTCAAGGACAACCGTGGCACCGTCTCCATCCATGACATCAGGATCAGCAACACCTTCATCTCCACCCAACATGATCACGGCACTGTCTCCATCCACGAAACCCAGCTCAGCAACACCTTCATCTCCACCCAGCACGACCACGGCACTGTCTCCATCCACGAAACCCAGCTCAGCAACACCTTCATCTCCACCCAGCACGACCACGGCACTGTCTCCATCCACGAAACCCAGCTCAGCAACACCTTCATCTCCACCCAGCACGACCACGGCACTGTCTCCATCCACGAAACCCAGCTCAGCAACACCTTCATCTCCACCCAGCACGACCACGGCACTGTCTCCATCCACGAAACCCAGCTCAGCAACACCTTCATCTCCACCCAGCACGACCACGGCACTGTCTCCATCCACGAAACCCAGCTCAGCAACACCTTCATCTCCACCCAACACGACCGTGGCACCGTCTCCATCCCACCCAACTGTACCCAGCTCTCCGGCCACAGGGCATCCATCCAGCTCGACGGCAGTGCCAGCCCCGACCTCACCTGGGCCCTCCGggccccctcctgctcccagctcgCCAGCGCCCACTGTGAGCCCCAGTCCCAGCAGCACCTTGGCCACCAGCTCCAGAACACCGCCGGTCATCGGCACCAGCACCGCAGCCGGCAACTCAG CGCAGCCCCCTGCCAAGCCTGACCCCGGCGTGGTCATCGTCATCTGCCTCTTCGTCTGCGTACTGGTGGGGGGAGCAGCGATATTGCTGGTGTGGCTGTGCCGGCGTTGGACCCCCAGCTTCCATCACCTGGACGAGGTCCCCATG AGCAAGGTGACAGAAGGGTCCCCCATCACCCACCACGCACCCAGGTGA
- the JUND gene encoding transcription factor JunD — METPFYHDDVLSGLGSGFAPSSGSSGLLLPFPGGGSMMKKDALGMALPEQVAAALKAPGSASGEAAGLLGSAELGLLKLASPELERLIIQSNGLVTTTPTSGQFLYPKTAASEEQEFAEGFVKALEDLHKQNQLGGGAAGSGGGGGGGGGGGGGGGGGGSGAGELPAAGLAPEPPVYANLSSYPAVSYAADPGPFAAPPPRLPPPPPPPPPPPPPPLKDEPQIVPEVPNFGESPPLSPIDMDTQERIKAERKRLRNRIAASKCRKRKLERISRLEEKVKSLKSQNTELASTASLLREQVAQLKQKVLSHVNSGCQLLPQHQHQVPAY; from the coding sequence aTGGAAACACCCTTCTACCATGATGATGTGTTGAGCGGCCTCGGCAGCGGCTTCGCCCCGTCCTCCGGTAGCAGCGggctcctcctgcccttccccgGCGGCGGCAGCATGATGAAGAAGGACGCTCTCGGAATGGCCTTACCGGAGCAGGTGGCTGCGGCTTTGAAAGCACCGGGTTCGGCGAGCGGTGAAGCGGCGGGATTGCTGGGTTCGGCCGAACTGGGTTTGCTGAAGTTGGCGTCTCCCGAGCTGGAACGGCTCATCATCCAGTCCAACGGGTTGGTGACCACCACCCCGACCAGCGGGCAGTTCCTCTACCCCAAAACGGCCGCGTCCGAGGAGCAGGAGTTCGCCGAGGGGTTCGTTAAAGCGCTGGAGGACTTGCACAAGCAGAACCAGctgggcggcggcgcggcggggagcggcggcggcggcggaggaggcggcggcggcggtggaggaggaggaggaggaggcagcggcGCGGGCGAGCTGCCCGCCGCCGGTCTGGCCCCGGAGCCTCCGGTGTACGCCAACCTCAGCAGCTACCCGGCGGTGAGCTACGCCGCCGATCCCGGCCCCTTCGCCGCGCCTCCTCcgcggctccccccgccgccgcctccaccacctcctccaccgCCACCACCGTTAAAGGACGAACCTCAGATCGTCCCGGAGGTGCCGAATTTTGGGGAAAGCCCACCCCTTTCCCCCATCGATATGGACACGCAGGAACGTATCAAGGCGGAACGAAAAAGGCTGAGGAACCGCATCGCCGCTTCCAAATGCCGTAAGAGGAAGCTGGAACGAATCTCCCGCctggaggagaaggtgaagagcctCAAGAGCCAGAACACGGAGCTGGCCTCCACCGCCAGCCTGCTCCGGGAGCAGGTCGCCCAGCTCAAGCAGAAGGTCCTCAGCCACGTCAACAGcggctgccagctcctgccccagcaccagcaccaggtGCCGGCTtactga